The sequence gcatataaaaaaataataataataatgttttaagtctttgctttgtgtttttgttgtttgttactgttctggttttgtttttaactctgtaaagcactttgaattgctctatgtatgaatagtgctttataaataaacttgccttgccttgccttactacTGATGAAACATGTGGAGTACATTATAATAATTTCCCTGCAGGGCAGTTTAATTGCTGACTTGCAAGCAGCATATCTTGTATCAGTGTGTTGCTGAAGGACATTGCAGAGGGATGGATGCACTCAGATGTGAACACTTGAGCTTTTGCTTGGTAATATAAACACACTCCCTTTAGTTATGACATGACCCTGATGCTCTTATTGTGGTAAATGTGAGTTATATCCTCACCTGGCTCTTGTCCCGATGAATGCGGCGGAAGCTCTTGCTCAGGGACAAGTTGTGTCTTACAGAGTTCCTCCAGCCTCCGGAGGCCGTCCTGTAGAACGGGAAATTGTTGACAATCCAATCATAGATGTCTTTCACCGGCAGCCTCTTGTCAGGCGAATCCTCTATTGCCATGAAAATCAGACTGCTAAAGGAATATGGGGGCTTGGACGAGACCGGGGTGGAAGGTTGGGTGGGTTGCGATGACTCCAGCTGAGGCAGTGTTATTTTGGTGAGGGGTTGTAGTGGCAGTAGGTTACCCCTCTGATGCAGCCAGTTGAGGCAGGTCAGGTCATCTTGGTCAGATATGTTCACTGGACTGAGGCACTGTATGTTTTTTCCTTCAAGACACTGAGAGGCTGAATAAtgtgagagaggggaggaggagtgaCTAGACTCTGCTGTGGCTGGAGAAAGTGAGGAAGGGGATGGGGGGAATGAAATGGGTGAGAGTGGGAGTGAAAGACGACAATGTGTCTGCTGCGGCGAGGAGGAGAAAGGCAGGGACACTTCGAAAGTGTTAAGAAACTGTGCCGGGGGAGGCAGTGTGTGAGAGCtattctccatctctctcccagGATGGAACCTCCAGAGCCAGGATCACTCAGCTCTGCCACTGCTGAAAGAAATGACAGAAGTCAggattgaaaaaaacaaagggaaGTCACTTTTGTATATATATAGTCCAAAATCATGCTTTGTCAAGGAAATCTCAAACCTTTCTTATAGGACAGACAGAATTGCAAAGTACAACTTAAATATaagtattttattgtatatttctatTTTAGAACAAAGAGTAGTTTTTAGGCCAAtcacttgtttttataaaactaacTATGCTTTGATCATCTTTGTTCTTAATAAACTTCCAAAGAAGTAGATAAGTGTcttaaaatcaagtaaaataaTGGTAAGCAAATGTTTGTGTATATAAAGGTGAGTGCTgagtagtttaaaaaaaaaagttaaaagt is a genomic window of Notolabrus celidotus isolate fNotCel1 chromosome 8, fNotCel1.pri, whole genome shotgun sequence containing:
- the si:ch211-145o7.3 gene encoding forkhead box protein N2, whose product is MENSSHTLPPPAQFLNTFEVSLPFSSSPQQTHCRLSLPLSPISFPPSPSSLSPATAESSHSSSPLSHYSASQCLEGKNIQCLSPVNISDQDDLTCLNWLHQRGNLLPLQPLTKITLPQLESSQPTQPSTPVSSKPPYSFSSLIFMAIEDSPDKRLPVKDIYDWIVNNFPFYRTASGGWRNSVRHNLSLSKSFRRIHRDKSQSVGKGSLWCVCPEYRSALLEVLRKTHRYHSTNSNLINKPALLEGAEFGTPAVCDSLEISDPLSHTLLLSSPQTLSIDNTPFSDDPTCPLTPDHEELVTMESLDYQQEEVYTEMEKDPLTDSGYIELHYYESQQYLVLPGDTELDLETVEILQLDAEAQEAAGSLLDLAGGGY